A portion of the uncultured Bacteroides sp. genome contains these proteins:
- a CDS encoding TIGR04423 family type III CRISPR-associated protein: MNERIEKSTYQGYVWKSDIKAPKIDIYDNEEVELELDETKNPFIVEGFLVDDNYSYSIKYVDGKYYVNKYDLNSLKDVDKTSHEYLSSFDSTRRLLFNQYWRPYEDELCDGGMDVLQPAEYVFVGFKKEEE, encoded by the coding sequence ATGAATGAGAGAATAGAGAAATCAACATACCAAGGATATGTGTGGAAGAGTGATATTAAAGCACCTAAGATCGATATCTATGATAATGAGGAAGTAGAATTAGAGTTGGATGAAACTAAAAATCCTTTTATCGTAGAAGGATTCTTGGTTGACGATAATTACTCATACAGCATTAAATACGTAGATGGAAAATATTACGTTAATAAGTACGATCTGAATAGCCTCAAAGATGTGGATAAAACTTCTCATGAGTATTTGTCCAGTTTCGATAGCACGAGGCGTTTGCTCTTTAATCAATATTGGCGTCCTTATGAAGATGAACTTTGTGATGGAGGAATGGATGTTTTACAGCCAGCGGAATATGTATTTGTAGGATTTAAGAAAGAGGAGGAATAA
- a CDS encoding TIGR03986 family CRISPR-associated RAMP protein: MPTIKAPFNFVPLSEEVYTPEWASQISHDKPFSDGISGIIKLNITAESPIFVRNGHTRKDAEDKTSEYRSFSHLDNRYFIPATSLKGSIRNVLEIMSFGKMHLDKKAMYAQRDWDNEILYTLRSPKVQNEICCGWLRSKGNDYEIIDCDKPYRISHKRIDEYLGDSKMTNYFSQSKGIDLSEPFPIEGKDFDPKTAVFKYKLLEGCELQNLTFTKDIEKNKGLRYSSNGEIKGDIVLTGQPDPWLWPRKDRGGKFYEFVFLDKQVGSYNISKSDFDHFKFIYVDSPDWAHAKEQLKGKGIPVFFRKTVQKEKIEIKDFGLAYLYKLPYENSPYDLLNDEHKKTSSMDLAECIFGSINENALLKGRVLFTNAFTEKAEIGGGDISLSLGSPKASYYPFYIRQNGANGETDKYETYNDGKLAGWKRYPVREKTWNANTGNENIDTPIRPLGKDTKFDGKVKFHNLREIELGALLSALTFHGTEGCFHQIGQGKPFGFGKVSIKATLIGDRAGEEIEFMAKFEEALLKEMGNWCSSRSIVELFTMAHEQVVGDGAQFRYMSMNTDSKLNDFINIKKKKEFLQPYSILRNACFKPNSLYIMCKEQAERKEQDRLSKLSPDDREKEKYEGASSTQYGSLINDSLANVDLTKDFFQWLKDKLISEKIWKIDGDAKKDKNMKRCQCIEEQISTRGMVKE; encoded by the coding sequence ATGCCAACAATAAAAGCACCTTTTAATTTTGTGCCACTATCAGAGGAGGTTTATACCCCAGAGTGGGCCAGCCAGATATCCCATGATAAACCTTTCTCGGATGGTATAAGTGGCATTATAAAACTTAACATAACTGCGGAATCTCCTATATTCGTTCGTAATGGGCATACCCGTAAAGATGCAGAAGATAAAACATCTGAGTACAGATCGTTTAGTCATCTTGATAATCGATACTTTATTCCTGCAACCTCTCTAAAAGGCTCCATTCGTAATGTGTTGGAGATTATGAGTTTTGGGAAAATGCATTTAGACAAAAAAGCAATGTATGCACAAAGAGACTGGGATAATGAAATATTGTACACGTTGCGTTCTCCTAAAGTACAAAATGAAATTTGTTGCGGTTGGCTACGCTCTAAAGGAAATGATTATGAAATTATAGATTGTGATAAACCTTATAGAATAAGCCATAAACGAATTGATGAGTATCTAGGTGATTCTAAAATGACAAACTACTTTTCGCAGTCGAAAGGTATAGATTTGAGTGAGCCATTTCCTATCGAAGGGAAGGACTTTGATCCTAAGACAGCTGTTTTTAAATATAAGCTACTTGAGGGGTGTGAATTACAAAATCTTACTTTCACAAAGGATATAGAAAAGAATAAAGGGTTAAGATATAGCAGTAATGGTGAGATTAAAGGTGATATTGTTCTAACTGGCCAACCGGATCCTTGGTTATGGCCTCGAAAAGATCGTGGTGGCAAATTTTATGAATTTGTATTTCTTGATAAACAGGTTGGCTCTTATAATATATCAAAGAGTGATTTTGATCATTTCAAATTTATTTATGTAGATTCACCTGATTGGGCGCATGCTAAAGAGCAACTGAAAGGAAAAGGTATCCCTGTATTTTTTAGAAAAACAGTTCAAAAGGAGAAAATAGAAATAAAGGATTTTGGCTTAGCTTATCTCTATAAATTGCCATACGAGAATTCACCTTATGATTTATTGAATGACGAGCATAAAAAGACTTCTTCAATGGATTTGGCGGAATGTATATTTGGAAGCATCAATGAGAATGCTTTACTGAAAGGTAGAGTCTTGTTTACTAATGCATTTACTGAAAAAGCAGAGATAGGTGGTGGTGATATATCTTTATCTTTAGGATCTCCGAAAGCGTCCTATTATCCCTTTTATATTCGGCAGAATGGTGCGAATGGAGAGACAGACAAATACGAAACCTATAATGATGGTAAATTGGCAGGATGGAAACGATATCCGGTAAGAGAAAAAACTTGGAATGCTAATACTGGCAATGAAAATATTGATACTCCTATTCGTCCGCTTGGAAAGGATACTAAATTTGATGGCAAGGTCAAATTTCATAATTTGAGAGAAATAGAACTAGGAGCGTTATTATCAGCTTTGACCTTTCATGGTACAGAAGGTTGTTTTCATCAAATAGGTCAAGGCAAACCATTTGGCTTTGGAAAGGTTTCTATTAAAGCTACATTAATAGGTGATAGAGCAGGTGAAGAGATTGAGTTTATGGCTAAATTTGAAGAGGCTCTTTTAAAAGAAATGGGAAATTGGTGCTCTTCTCGTTCTATAGTAGAGCTATTCACTATGGCTCATGAGCAAGTTGTAGGTGATGGCGCTCAATTTAGATATATGTCAATGAATACAGATTCCAAGCTTAATGACTTTATAAACATCAAAAAAAAGAAGGAGTTTTTACAGCCATATTCTATTCTTAGAAATGCCTGTTTTAAACCTAATTCTTTATATATAATGTGTAAAGAACAGGCTGAACGAAAGGAGCAGGATCGTTTGTCTAAATTATCACCGGATGATAGAGAAAAAGAGAAATATGAAGGAGCTTCTTCAACTCAATACGGTAGTTTGATAAATGACTCACTAGCTAATGTTGATTTGACTAAAGACTTTTTTCAGTGGCTTAAGGACAAACTGATTTCAGAGAAGATCTGGAAGATAGACGGAGATGCTAAAAAGGACAAGAATATGAAACGTTGCCAATGCATTGAAGAACAAATAAGTACGAGAGGAATGGTTAAAGAATAG
- a CDS encoding helix-turn-helix transcriptional regulator, whose amino-acid sequence MVNNRFSVHAGFFLRQIRETALEELHLTQEKVASDMKMSTQTLYRIEGGKSLKWETMDRLFTYYCLYDGVRENYEDAYYHLSDVDRIPKSDFLKLESGNAEESSFSECVLDLYRAAEEACEVKVRKISH is encoded by the coding sequence ATGGTAAACAATCGGTTTTCAGTACATGCGGGTTTTTTCTTAAGGCAGATCAGAGAGACAGCATTAGAAGAGTTGCATTTAACTCAGGAAAAGGTCGCTTCAGACATGAAAATGTCAACGCAGACTCTTTACAGGATAGAAGGTGGTAAAAGTTTGAAATGGGAAACAATGGATCGACTCTTTACGTACTATTGTCTTTATGATGGAGTGAGAGAGAATTATGAGGATGCTTATTATCACTTGTCCGATGTGGATCGCATACCGAAGAGTGATTTCTTGAAGTTGGAGTCGGGAAATGCAGAGGAATCTAGCTTCTCCGAATGTGTGTTAGATCTTTATAGGGCAGCGGAAGAAGCTTGTGAGGTGAAGGTTAGAAAGATTAGTCATTAA
- a CDS encoding RAMP superfamily CRISPR-associated protein, which produces MGEQKVRYNYRFLAKTVMEAATALSIGTGQKNMMTKALVTTDVNGLPYIPGTTLAGIIRHAIGEEQAKTFFGYQEEKKSKEGEGSKVIFSEGRMVGVDGCVLDGLQKIDFEHAFYRHFNNLPIRQHVKIDDQGVSQDRGKFDEQVVYKGTRFCFEIELLAQEEECTRLDEILSRLYSNVFRVGGGSRSGFGEMKIVECKTKTLNLELKDDLDSYMNKSSDLSNTDFWDKINTVKKDVDNHPGWEEYLLELTAEDFFLFGSGFSNDKAKMTPVSEAYIDWSREKTVFKDDNILIPAASVKGALAHRVAFYWNKLNKRFADNTDKDKQPLVGTENPAVLALFGSEDAEKRLPGNLLISDIIEPPKGKTKKKLLNHVSIDRFTGGAIKGALFTEEVTVGNGQSYSLRFFVNKKIFQGDKDIKEESTIPEAFHLALKDLCEEMLPLGGGVNRGNGCFRGELIKPEGLVL; this is translated from the coding sequence ATGGGAGAACAGAAGGTGAGATATAATTATCGCTTCTTGGCCAAAACAGTCATGGAAGCAGCAACGGCGCTAAGTATTGGAACGGGGCAGAAAAATATGATGACCAAAGCTTTGGTTACAACCGATGTTAATGGGCTGCCTTATATTCCGGGCACTACTTTAGCTGGTATTATACGGCATGCTATAGGCGAAGAGCAAGCGAAGACTTTTTTTGGATATCAAGAAGAGAAAAAGTCGAAAGAAGGTGAAGGCTCTAAAGTGATATTCTCGGAAGGACGCATGGTAGGTGTCGATGGTTGCGTTCTTGACGGATTGCAAAAGATTGACTTTGAGCATGCTTTCTACCGCCACTTCAACAACTTGCCTATTCGGCAGCATGTGAAGATTGACGATCAGGGAGTGAGTCAGGACAGAGGAAAATTTGATGAACAGGTCGTTTATAAAGGTACGCGTTTCTGCTTTGAGATAGAACTGCTTGCCCAAGAGGAAGAGTGTACTCGGTTGGACGAGATATTGAGCCGTTTATATTCTAATGTCTTCCGTGTAGGAGGAGGTTCTCGCAGTGGATTTGGCGAGATGAAAATAGTAGAATGCAAAACGAAAACCCTGAACTTGGAGCTGAAAGATGATCTGGATTCTTATATGAATAAATCATCAGATCTTTCTAATACTGATTTCTGGGATAAGATAAATACTGTCAAAAAGGATGTCGATAATCACCCTGGATGGGAAGAATATCTTTTAGAACTTACTGCAGAAGATTTCTTCTTGTTTGGTTCCGGCTTTAGCAACGATAAAGCAAAGATGACTCCGGTTTCTGAAGCTTATATTGATTGGAGCAGAGAGAAAACTGTTTTTAAAGATGATAATATATTAATACCCGCCGCATCAGTGAAAGGAGCCTTGGCACATCGTGTGGCGTTCTACTGGAACAAATTGAATAAGCGTTTTGCTGATAATACAGATAAAGACAAGCAGCCTTTGGTAGGAACTGAAAACCCGGCAGTGCTTGCTTTGTTTGGTAGTGAAGATGCGGAGAAGAGGTTGCCGGGGAATCTTCTTATCTCGGATATAATAGAGCCTCCTAAAGGGAAAACAAAAAAGAAACTTTTAAATCATGTCTCTATCGACCGATTCACAGGTGGCGCCATTAAAGGCGCACTCTTCACTGAAGAGGTGACTGTTGGAAACGGTCAATCTTATTCTCTCCGCTTCTTTGTTAACAAAAAGATCTTTCAGGGAGATAAAGATATAAAAGAAGAAAGCACTATTCCTGAAGCTTTTCATCTTGCATTGAAGGATCTATGTGAAGAAATGCTTCCGTTAGGTGGTGGAGTAAACAGAGGGAACGGATGTTTTAGAGGTGAATTAATAAAACCGGAGGGGCTTGTATTATGA
- the csx2 gene encoding TIGR02221 family CRISPR-associated protein codes for MSRKVFVSVLGTGFYASCKYVSVKNDFVSSETRFIQQATLELIGAKTWSDKDKVLFLLTEKAKITNWDKSITKRKKYPEAKEEESYESLESLIAKMSLPFEASFRDIPDGKDEDEMWQIFGTIFEELQEGDELYFDVTHSFRYLPMLVLVLNNYAKFLKNMTTKHISYGNYEARNKVTNEAPIVDLLPLSLLQDWTFAAADYIKNGNAKQIANLSMDKVTPVMKETQGKDNKAASVRRLVNDLACFVDTMTTCRGLDIYHGGKINNVILALNEVDKDFIKPFSPIIKKIEESFSCFSGKESGGLAIAAARWCFNNKMYQQAVTILQEGVVTFFCQRHNLNIKVEEERKNVNSAFYILSLKQRGELYAEDILSIVETILADEYLKDKNIVADFVKLNKIRNDVDHSGMREDPKTSKSIISNIEKCLDSFEKILFYGIDRGVGIDFNNAMLINLSNHPFSSWSTKQHQAAEVYGECIDLPFPAINPSWNEEQIEKLSSEYFDKVIAMGSGHKQVTVHLMGELTFCFSLLRKLQRAGIRCVASCAQRNVEEAPDGVKRVIFAFENFREYVCG; via the coding sequence ATGTCTAGAAAGGTATTTGTTTCCGTATTAGGAACAGGATTTTATGCATCTTGCAAATATGTGTCTGTGAAGAATGATTTTGTTTCGTCTGAAACTCGCTTTATTCAGCAAGCTACGCTTGAACTAATCGGAGCTAAGACGTGGAGTGATAAAGATAAAGTATTGTTTCTGCTGACAGAGAAAGCTAAAATTACTAATTGGGATAAGTCAATTACCAAACGCAAGAAGTATCCAGAGGCCAAAGAAGAAGAATCTTATGAGAGTTTGGAAAGTCTCATTGCTAAAATGTCCTTGCCATTTGAAGCTAGTTTTAGGGATATTCCTGATGGAAAAGATGAAGACGAAATGTGGCAGATATTTGGTACAATATTCGAAGAACTACAAGAAGGTGACGAACTTTATTTCGATGTGACGCATAGTTTTCGCTATTTGCCTATGCTTGTATTGGTTTTGAACAATTATGCCAAGTTTCTAAAGAACATGACTACCAAGCATATATCTTATGGTAATTATGAAGCGCGCAACAAGGTTACAAATGAGGCTCCTATTGTAGATTTATTGCCGCTTTCGTTATTGCAAGATTGGACTTTTGCTGCAGCGGATTATATAAAGAATGGTAATGCAAAACAGATTGCTAACCTCTCAATGGATAAGGTTACTCCCGTCATGAAGGAAACTCAAGGGAAAGACAACAAGGCAGCATCTGTAAGAAGGTTGGTAAACGACCTTGCTTGTTTTGTAGATACTATGACAACATGTCGCGGATTGGATATTTATCATGGTGGCAAGATTAACAATGTAATTCTTGCTTTGAATGAAGTAGATAAAGATTTTATAAAGCCTTTCTCTCCAATTATTAAGAAGATTGAGGAGAGTTTTTCTTGTTTCAGTGGGAAAGAAAGTGGAGGTCTTGCTATCGCTGCCGCAAGATGGTGCTTTAATAATAAGATGTACCAACAGGCAGTAACCATATTACAAGAAGGTGTTGTTACTTTCTTCTGTCAAAGACATAATTTGAATATTAAAGTTGAGGAAGAACGGAAAAACGTTAACTCTGCTTTTTATATTCTTAGTTTGAAACAAAGGGGGGAATTGTATGCTGAAGATATTTTATCTATAGTCGAAACTATTTTAGCTGACGAATATTTGAAAGATAAAAATATCGTTGCTGATTTTGTAAAACTGAATAAGATTAGAAATGATGTGGATCATTCAGGGATGAGAGAAGATCCTAAAACGTCAAAAAGTATCATCTCGAATATAGAGAAATGCTTAGACTCTTTTGAGAAAATATTATTTTATGGAATAGATAGGGGGGTAGGTATTGATTTTAATAACGCTATGCTAATTAACCTATCAAACCATCCATTCTCTTCTTGGAGTACCAAACAACACCAAGCCGCAGAAGTATATGGTGAATGTATTGATTTACCCTTCCCTGCTATTAATCCATCGTGGAATGAAGAACAAATAGAAAAACTCTCTTCTGAATATTTTGATAAAGTCATAGCGATGGGAAGCGGGCACAAACAAGTGACCGTTCACCTGATGGGGGAACTCACTTTTTGTTTTTCGCTCTTGCGCAAACTTCAAAGAGCAGGAATCCGCTGTGTGGCATCTTGTGCACAACGCAATGTGGAGGAAGCACCCGACGGAGTGAAGCGTGTAATATTTGCCTTTGAAAATTTCCGTGAGTACGTATGTGGTTAA
- a CDS encoding CRISPR-associated endonuclease Cas6, translated as MIYTRVLILKFENPIHQKEITLFRGAVIQAISKEANVLFHNHQEDNYRYSYPLIQYKRINGCAAIVCINEGTEAIGQFFSECNFSFQLASRSLEMKVNSVKANQCLVQLWESPFHYRIRKWLPLNSDNYKEYIQMDGLSEKIALLEKILIGNLLSFTKGIGIYLDSEIKCKLTVLNDPVLVMNKGVKLMAFDIEFQCNISLPEFIGIGKNASLGYGIVTQVKPNKQ; from the coding sequence ATGATCTACACACGTGTATTGATTCTTAAATTCGAAAACCCCATTCATCAAAAAGAGATCACTCTCTTTAGAGGGGCTGTCATTCAGGCTATTAGCAAAGAAGCAAATGTTTTATTTCATAATCATCAGGAAGATAATTATCGATATTCTTATCCACTTATTCAATACAAAAGAATCAATGGGTGCGCCGCCATTGTGTGCATAAATGAGGGCACGGAAGCAATTGGGCAATTCTTCTCCGAATGCAATTTTTCTTTCCAGTTAGCTAGTCGCTCTTTGGAAATGAAAGTTAACTCCGTCAAAGCGAACCAATGTCTCGTTCAGCTTTGGGAGTCACCGTTTCATTATCGCATCCGTAAATGGCTTCCTCTGAACTCTGACAATTATAAGGAATATATACAGATGGATGGACTCAGCGAAAAGATTGCTTTATTGGAGAAAATTCTGATTGGCAATCTTCTTTCATTTACCAAAGGAATTGGCATTTATTTGGACTCTGAGATAAAATGTAAGTTGACAGTTTTGAACGACCCCGTTCTTGTGATGAATAAAGGTGTGAAGCTGATGGCTTTTGATATTGAGTTTCAATGTAACATCTCTCTACCCGAATTTATCGGCATAGGTAAGAATGCCAGCCTTGGCTACGGGATAGTGACGCAAGTAAAACCTAATAAACAATAA
- a CDS encoding SH3 beta-barrel fold-containing protein yields MKKSEDFHYQQVMFRAACIRKERMITMEEAIHLAEKIEALFDCMLSGEADFSYIRQDGETEHTRGTLINYQKVFKRPCVSYPENVFMLYYDLNTERWRTFHVAFLL; encoded by the coding sequence ATGAAGAAAAGCGAAGATTTTCATTATCAGCAAGTTATGTTTCGTGCGGCATGCATCCGAAAAGAGAGAATGATCACAATGGAAGAGGCCATTCATCTGGCGGAAAAAATAGAAGCACTTTTTGATTGTATGCTTTCAGGAGAGGCGGATTTTTCGTATATCCGGCAAGATGGAGAGACAGAACATACACGTGGTACACTGATAAACTACCAAAAAGTGTTCAAACGTCCCTGCGTTTCGTACCCGGAAAATGTATTTATGCTCTACTATGATTTAAACACTGAACGATGGCGCACTTTTCACGTGGCATTTTTGCTATAG
- a CDS encoding RAMP superfamily CRISPR-associated protein, whose translation MDINYKIEFYSDWHCGSGLSAGADIDQLVIKDKKGLPFIPGKTLKGLILEAVEDLLAFRGESGAKQLGLKQTFGYFEEKETLRKGEAFFTNAELPEELVSRIVSDKLGRFLYRTVTSTAIEPDGVAKDFSLRRMEVVVPCVMLGSILNVPDEFASELQDSLKLIKRLGQSRNRGLGRCQITIAKGGNE comes from the coding sequence ATGGATATCAACTACAAAATAGAATTTTATTCAGATTGGCATTGCGGATCAGGCTTGTCGGCTGGTGCTGATATTGATCAACTTGTGATAAAAGATAAAAAAGGACTACCCTTTATCCCCGGAAAAACATTGAAAGGCCTGATATTGGAAGCGGTAGAAGATTTGTTAGCTTTTAGAGGTGAATCTGGTGCTAAGCAGTTGGGCTTGAAGCAGACTTTTGGCTACTTTGAAGAAAAAGAAACGCTAAGAAAGGGAGAAGCTTTTTTCACTAACGCCGAATTGCCTGAGGAGTTGGTTAGTAGGATTGTTTCAGATAAATTGGGGCGATTTCTTTATCGTACAGTGACATCTACGGCCATAGAGCCCGATGGGGTTGCCAAGGATTTTAGTCTACGTAGAATGGAAGTCGTTGTGCCTTGCGTAATGCTAGGCAGTATACTGAATGTGCCAGATGAATTTGCTTCAGAATTGCAAGATAGTTTAAAACTGATCAAACGTTTAGGGCAGAGTCGTAATCGTGGGTTAGGGAGATGTCAAATTACTATAGCAAAAGGAGGTAACGAATGA